From the genome of Pedobacter sp. MC2016-14, one region includes:
- the chrA gene encoding chromate efflux transporter has translation MAHKKLLFIKDVVLFTFTAFGGAQAHISLLLRYFVKNNQYISEEELLELNALAQVLPGPASTQTLVGIAYKVGGLKLALLSFLIWIFPSAAIMTFAAISFALLDQKDRFVEILKYIQPIALGIVAYGAYQLGKKVLHTQVSIFLALGAVIATLVLRNAYVFPLSILIGGMISSAIETPKEETELRMRLFSNINRKKMLSFIGVLLVLALVGAVINTTSPFSLPIRLLENFYRNGMFVFGGGQVLVPLMFTEFVQMKHYLHSSGEFLSGFALQQALPGPTFSFTSYLGVLSMKNFGYGLFGQIMGGVIGVLGINLPGLILVLFIVPFWDDLKKITRIKHSLSGINAVSVGFIVAAFLLLLVPMGLNFMSAGIMLSTFLILNYTKISPPIIVIAGVLLGYFI, from the coding sequence TTGGCTCATAAAAAGTTGTTGTTTATAAAAGATGTAGTGCTGTTTACCTTCACTGCATTTGGCGGTGCCCAAGCTCATATTTCTTTGCTGCTCAGGTATTTTGTTAAAAATAACCAATACATTTCTGAAGAAGAATTGTTAGAATTAAATGCTTTAGCTCAGGTATTACCTGGTCCGGCATCTACACAAACACTGGTTGGGATAGCTTATAAAGTAGGAGGTTTAAAGCTGGCTCTTTTGTCATTTTTAATCTGGATTTTTCCTTCTGCGGCAATTATGACTTTTGCTGCAATCAGCTTTGCATTGCTTGATCAAAAAGATCGGTTTGTTGAAATATTAAAATACATACAGCCCATAGCTTTAGGAATAGTTGCCTACGGAGCATACCAACTAGGTAAGAAAGTTTTGCATACACAGGTGTCTATTTTTCTGGCATTGGGTGCTGTAATTGCCACTTTAGTGCTTAGAAACGCCTATGTATTCCCATTATCTATATTGATTGGTGGAATGATTTCTTCAGCTATTGAAACCCCTAAAGAAGAAACTGAATTAAGAATGCGGTTGTTTTCTAACATTAACCGTAAAAAGATGCTTTCTTTTATTGGCGTATTATTGGTTCTTGCTTTAGTTGGCGCAGTTATTAATACCACTTCTCCATTTAGCCTGCCTATACGCTTGCTGGAAAATTTTTACCGTAACGGTATGTTTGTTTTTGGAGGAGGACAAGTTTTGGTACCACTTATGTTTACCGAATTTGTGCAAATGAAACACTATCTTCATAGCTCTGGAGAATTTCTGTCTGGTTTTGCGTTACAACAGGCTTTACCTGGCCCTACATTTTCTTTTACAAGTTATTTAGGGGTATTGAGCATGAAAAACTTTGGTTATGGATTGTTTGGACAAATTATGGGTGGGGTAATTGGCGTATTGGGCATAAATTTGCCCGGACTAATCCTTGTTCTTTTTATTGTGCCTTTTTGGGATGACCTGAAGAAAATAACGCGAATTAAACATTCTCTATCGGGGATCAATGCGGTAAGCGTGGGCTTTATTGTAGCCGCTTTTTTATTGCTGCTTGTACCTATGGGGTTGAATTTTATGTCGGCAGGAATTATGCTCAGCACCTTTTTAATTTTGAACTATACCAAAATAAGCCCGCCTATTATTGTGATAGCAGGAGTTTTATTAGGTTACTTTATTTAA
- a CDS encoding PRC-barrel domain-containing protein, protein MDMTEKHRTTYLEELSESDFEVADHQPDITGWEILDSAGNELGEVEDLIFDSDARKVRYVVANLELYNDEEEDFRLVLIPIGIVSIHEKEDEVIIPEAVALVLATLPVYEPGKTISPAEELAIRYAFLGETALPDANAVVYESHPEDFYTHGHFNDRGFLKRPNH, encoded by the coding sequence ATGGATATGACTGAAAAGCACCGCACAACATACCTTGAAGAACTTAGTGAAAGCGATTTTGAGGTAGCCGATCACCAGCCTGATATTACCGGATGGGAAATTCTAGACAGTGCCGGAAATGAACTAGGTGAAGTTGAAGATCTTATATTTGATAGTGATGCCAGGAAAGTACGCTATGTAGTTGCCAATCTGGAATTATATAACGATGAGGAGGAGGATTTTAGACTAGTACTTATTCCTATAGGTATCGTTTCTATCCACGAAAAAGAAGATGAAGTAATTATACCAGAAGCTGTAGCGTTAGTTCTGGCTACCTTACCGGTATATGAACCAGGAAAAACTATTTCACCTGCTGAAGAATTAGCCATTCGTTATGCTTTTTTAGGAGAAACCGCACTTCCGGATGCAAATGCCGTTGTTTATGAAAGTCATCCCGAAGATTTTTACACGCATGGTCATTTCAACGATCGTGGATTTTTAAAGCGTCCTAACCATTAA
- a CDS encoding DUF3347 domain-containing protein: protein MNKYITAALLLGLLSCRNGGQKEKEQTETAVESTTKTPEAKFGDAKVQEIYADYIGLKNALVESSYEQAKEASKVLATKLNAYEGCENTALIASKIEKSASIEEQRKEFTFLSSDVIAMFKHADLKKGVLYVQHCPMANHGDGGDWLSATKNIQNPYYGDEMMECGAVQEEIKAN, encoded by the coding sequence ATGAATAAATATATAACAGCAGCATTGTTGTTAGGGCTTTTGTCTTGCAGAAATGGGGGTCAAAAGGAAAAAGAACAGACTGAAACCGCAGTTGAATCTACAACAAAAACTCCTGAAGCCAAATTTGGAGATGCAAAGGTTCAGGAAATCTACGCAGATTATATCGGCTTAAAAAATGCACTTGTAGAAAGTAGTTATGAGCAGGCAAAAGAAGCTTCTAAAGTGCTGGCCACAAAACTTAATGCTTATGAGGGTTGCGAAAATACAGCATTAATAGCCTCTAAGATCGAAAAATCTGCAAGTATAGAAGAGCAGCGCAAAGAATTTACATTTCTAAGTTCGGATGTTATCGCTATGTTTAAACATGCTGATTTAAAAAAGGGTGTATTATATGTGCAACACTGTCCAATGGCAAACCATGGCGATGGCGGTGACTGGCTTTCCGCTACCAAAAATATTCAAAATCCATATTATGGTGATGAAATGATGGAATGTGGAGCTGTACAAGAAGAAATAAAGGCAAATTAA
- a CDS encoding DUF2931 family protein translates to MKKLNTTNKIYTGILLLIILATAVKLWRYKGWERYYYSSSFSSPGSYPIYIRNGYFILEDGEIESISNSDVNDHRNMAWGDGTGNDPNRKERLPVKIVFEYASYRDELFYKDTINLPLDTIRAIFKNVKKTGVNTSLYHSPEIKRLDFVIGIANKGNVIVWLRGEKFENVLLKHKMIAKEPRGDQTYHGARLTKKAFLKEVFYIDSADREAYRKGLDKDANYIDTPSSFVKRLNNEYPY, encoded by the coding sequence ATGAAGAAACTAAATACCACCAATAAAATATATACCGGAATATTGCTTTTGATCATTTTGGCTACCGCAGTTAAACTTTGGCGGTATAAGGGATGGGAAAGATATTATTACAGCAGTTCCTTCTCTTCACCGGGCAGCTATCCTATATATATCCGCAACGGCTATTTTATTTTAGAAGATGGAGAAATTGAATCAATTAGCAACAGTGATGTAAATGACCATAGAAATATGGCATGGGGCGATGGCACGGGGAACGATCCTAACAGAAAAGAAAGACTTCCGGTCAAAATTGTTTTTGAGTATGCCTCTTATCGTGATGAGTTATTTTATAAAGACACTATTAATTTACCTCTGGATACCATTAGGGCAATTTTTAAAAATGTAAAGAAAACGGGTGTTAATACTAGTCTTTACCACTCACCTGAAATTAAACGGCTGGATTTTGTAATAGGTATAGCCAACAAGGGAAATGTTATAGTCTGGCTTCGTGGAGAAAAATTTGAAAATGTATTGCTAAAACATAAAATGATAGCGAAAGAGCCAAGGGGTGACCAAACTTACCACGGGGCACGACTCACCAAAAAGGCTTTTTTAAAAGAAGTGTTTTATATAGACAGTGCAGACCGGGAGGCTTACCGTAAAGGATTAGATAAGGATGCTAATTATATAGATACACCATCTAGCTTTGTTAAGCGATTAAATAATGAATATCCTTACTAA
- the miaA gene encoding tRNA (adenosine(37)-N6)-dimethylallyltransferase MiaA codes for MVENSLLIILGPTASGKTRLAVQLADALNGEIISADSRQVFKGMDIGTGKDLQEYQIKGETITHHLINIREAGESYQVDAFKEDFYAAYTKIRESKRLPVLCGGTGMYIHSLLQNHQFTSIAVNAALRERLQHYSLDALNVLLDQYPAAHTGHADRSTHKRVIRAIEVADYLSVHPMPKKLMPALKPLVIGLHTDVERRRQRIAERLDLRLEEGLIEEVAQLITNGVSKEILTFYGLEYKFVVAYLEGTLDLATLRERLFNAIAQYSKRQMTFFRKMEKDGVKIHWFDADLDQKELKREIVNRYLQMFGA; via the coding sequence ATGGTGGAAAACTCATTACTGATTATTTTAGGCCCCACTGCATCAGGTAAAACCAGACTTGCTGTTCAGCTTGCTGATGCTTTAAATGGTGAAATTATTAGTGCAGATAGCAGGCAGGTTTTTAAAGGGATGGATATTGGCACGGGAAAAGACTTGCAGGAATACCAGATTAAAGGGGAAACGATAACACACCATTTAATCAATATTCGTGAAGCAGGGGAAAGTTATCAGGTTGACGCTTTTAAAGAAGATTTTTATGCTGCTTATACTAAAATAAGGGAGTCCAAAAGACTACCTGTTTTATGTGGTGGTACTGGTATGTATATTCATAGCTTGTTGCAGAATCACCAATTTACCAGTATAGCTGTAAATGCCGCATTAAGAGAACGCTTGCAACATTACAGTCTTGATGCGCTTAATGTTTTATTAGATCAATATCCTGCTGCACATACAGGACACGCTGACCGATCAACCCATAAGCGGGTAATCAGGGCAATAGAGGTTGCGGATTATCTTTCCGTGCACCCGATGCCAAAAAAGTTAATGCCTGCTTTAAAGCCTTTGGTTATTGGATTGCATACTGATGTGGAGCGGAGGCGCCAAAGAATAGCAGAACGTTTGGATTTAAGGTTAGAAGAAGGCCTAATTGAAGAAGTTGCGCAATTAATAACAAATGGGGTGTCAAAAGAGATACTTACTTTTTATGGACTTGAATATAAATTTGTAGTTGCTTACCTGGAAGGAACGCTGGATTTAGCCACTTTAAGAGAAAGATTGTTTAATGCTATTGCTCAATATTCAAAAAGACAGATGACTTTTTTTAGAAAAATGGAAAAAGATGGTGTCAAAATTCACTGGTTTGATGCAGATTTAGATCAGAAAGAGCTTAAAAGGGAAATTGTAAATCGTTATTTGCAAATGTTTGGTGCTTAA
- a CDS encoding electron transfer flavoprotein subunit alpha/FixB family protein: MSVLVYVEQVDGKFKKSVFEAVSYAKAIADQNNTTLAAISIGNVEESELKALGTYGAAKVLNVASEELKTFVNQAYAAVVAEAATKENANIVVLSNSFSGKGLAPRIAVKLKAGLIDGAIELPTTGDQFRVKKTAFSGKAFAITELSSANKVIALNPNAFGVKENPVDAVIEAFSPAVKPTDLTAIVKDIVRATNKISLPDAELVVSAGRGLKGPENWGMIEELASLLGAATACSKPVSDADWRPHSEHVGQTGIAISPNLYIAIGISGAIQHLAGVSSSKVIVVINKDPEAPFFKVADYGIVGDAFEVVPKLIEALKTHKG, translated from the coding sequence ATGTCAGTTTTAGTTTATGTAGAACAAGTTGATGGTAAATTTAAGAAATCTGTTTTCGAAGCAGTTTCTTATGCAAAAGCCATCGCAGATCAAAATAACACCACTCTCGCGGCAATTTCTATTGGAAATGTTGAGGAGAGCGAATTGAAAGCTTTAGGTACCTATGGCGCAGCCAAAGTGTTAAATGTGGCTTCAGAAGAATTAAAAACTTTTGTTAACCAGGCTTACGCCGCTGTAGTTGCTGAAGCAGCTACAAAGGAAAATGCAAATATTGTGGTACTTTCAAACTCTTTTTCTGGAAAAGGTTTAGCACCACGTATTGCGGTAAAACTTAAAGCAGGTCTTATAGACGGCGCCATTGAACTACCAACAACAGGAGATCAATTCAGGGTTAAAAAGACAGCTTTCTCTGGTAAAGCTTTTGCCATTACTGAACTAAGTTCAGCAAATAAAGTAATTGCACTTAACCCAAATGCTTTCGGTGTGAAGGAAAATCCGGTTGATGCCGTTATTGAAGCATTTTCTCCAGCAGTTAAACCTACAGATCTTACGGCTATTGTAAAAGACATCGTAAGGGCTACAAATAAGATATCTCTACCAGATGCGGAACTTGTGGTATCTGCGGGCAGAGGACTAAAGGGGCCTGAAAACTGGGGAATGATAGAAGAGCTAGCAAGCTTGCTTGGTGCGGCTACAGCATGCTCTAAACCGGTATCTGATGCAGATTGGAGACCTCATTCGGAACACGTTGGACAAACAGGAATTGCCATAAGTCCAAATTTATACATCGCTATTGGTATTTCCGGAGCCATCCAACATTTAGCAGGTGTCAGTTCATCTAAGGTAATTGTTGTCATTAACAAAGATCCTGAAGCGCCTTTCTTTAAAGTTGCCGATTATGGAATAGTTGGAGATGCATTTGAGGTTGTTCCTAAATTAATTGAGGCACTAAAAACACACAAGGGATAA
- a CDS encoding citrate synthase: protein MSEIAEIKIDGKVYEFPVITGTEGEKSIDISKLRELTGHITLDFGYKNTGSTKSAITFLDGEKGILKYRGYAIEELAEKSTFLEVAYLLIYGELPTVVQLEDFQSQITKHTLIHEDMKKFLDGYPSKSHPMAQLASLVCSLSTFYPESLDANSSPETMNREMIKLLAKFPTIVSFIYKKSLGHPLIYPKNKFDYVSNFLNMIFGQRTEEIEIDPVVVKAMNTLLILHADHEQNCSASTVRMVGSSDCNIYASVSAGISALWGPLHGGANQAVIEMLEKIKEDGGDTEKWINKAKDKNDPFRMMGFGHRVYKNFDPRAKIIKKACDDILEKLGIDDPVLEIAKKLEEAALSDPYFVQRKLYPNVDFYSGIIYRALGFPTDMFTVLFALGRLPGWIAQWKEMHENKEPIGRPRQVYVGHTNRTFTEPQDR, encoded by the coding sequence ATGTCAGAAATTGCAGAAATAAAGATTGATGGTAAAGTGTACGAGTTTCCTGTTATTACAGGGACTGAAGGCGAGAAATCTATTGATATTTCAAAGTTACGGGAATTAACAGGCCACATAACGCTGGATTTTGGTTATAAAAATACGGGATCAACAAAAAGTGCAATTACCTTTTTAGATGGTGAAAAAGGAATACTTAAATATAGAGGTTATGCAATAGAAGAACTTGCTGAAAAATCAACCTTTTTAGAAGTTGCTTATTTGCTTATCTATGGTGAATTGCCAACAGTTGTTCAATTGGAGGATTTTCAATCTCAGATTACCAAACATACTTTGATTCATGAAGATATGAAGAAATTTTTAGATGGTTATCCGTCTAAATCACATCCTATGGCTCAACTGGCCTCATTGGTATGTTCTTTATCTACATTTTATCCAGAATCACTAGACGCTAACTCATCTCCGGAAACGATGAATCGTGAGATGATTAAATTGTTGGCTAAATTTCCTACTATTGTTTCTTTCATCTATAAAAAGTCATTAGGACATCCGCTTATTTATCCAAAAAACAAATTTGATTACGTGAGCAATTTCTTAAATATGATTTTTGGTCAACGTACAGAAGAGATAGAGATTGATCCAGTGGTTGTTAAAGCCATGAACACATTGCTGATTTTGCATGCAGATCATGAGCAAAACTGTTCTGCTTCTACAGTTAGAATGGTTGGTTCGTCTGATTGTAACATCTATGCTTCGGTTTCGGCAGGTATTTCTGCATTATGGGGTCCTTTGCACGGTGGTGCAAATCAGGCCGTAATAGAAATGTTGGAGAAGATTAAAGAGGATGGAGGTGATACTGAAAAATGGATCAACAAGGCAAAGGACAAAAATGATCCTTTCCGAATGATGGGTTTTGGTCACCGCGTTTATAAGAATTTTGATCCACGTGCAAAAATCATTAAAAAAGCTTGCGACGATATTCTTGAAAAATTAGGTATTGATGATCCAGTATTGGAGATTGCGAAAAAGTTAGAGGAAGCAGCATTAAGCGATCCATACTTTGTTCAGCGTAAGTTGTATCCTAACGTAGATTTCTACTCTGGAATCATCTATAGAGCATTAGGGTTCCCAACAGACATGTTTACTGTGCTTTTTGCATTGGGACGTCTTCCGGGATGGATTGCACAATGGAAAGAAATGCATGAAAATAAAGAACCAATTGGTCGTCCGCGTCAGGTTTATGTAGGTCATACCAACAGGACATTCACTGAGCCACAAGACCGTTAA
- a CDS encoding tetratricopeptide repeat protein, whose protein sequence is MQNTRLTKLLEFLAAEPNDPFVLYALATEYNTQNDAEKAFGYYLELIEKHPDYVGTYYHLGKLYEKNQDTEKAILVYKEGMLQARKKGDNHAFSELQGAYNSAMGLDYEDD, encoded by the coding sequence ATGCAAAATACCCGATTAACCAAGTTATTAGAATTTTTAGCAGCAGAGCCAAATGATCCTTTTGTATTATATGCGCTGGCCACCGAATACAATACCCAAAATGATGCCGAAAAAGCATTTGGTTACTACCTTGAGCTCATTGAAAAACATCCCGACTATGTAGGAACCTACTATCACCTGGGTAAGCTTTATGAAAAGAACCAGGATACAGAAAAAGCAATATTGGTTTATAAAGAGGGGATGCTGCAGGCCAGAAAGAAGGGCGATAACCATGCCTTTTCGGAATTACAAGGTGCTTATAATTCTGCTATGGGTCTAGATTATGAGGACGATTAA
- a CDS encoding nucleoside permease has product MNIKFRLVLMNFLQFFIWGSWLITIGVYWFQNKHWSGAEFGAIFSTMGIASIFMPALTGIISDRFINAEKLYGILHILGAMVLFSLPQIENPSAFFWVILLNMIFYMPTLSLSITVAYSALKGSGKDVVKDYPPVRIWGTIGFIAALWVVSLSGNEASSNQFYIASAVSLALGIYAFTLPKCPPLGKEVTTKSFVNALGLRAFTLFKQKKFAVFFIFSMFLGAALQLTNAYGDTFLHDFKNIPEYQDLLAVKYPAIIMSISQISETLFILAIPFFLRKFGIKYVMLFSMLAWVLRFGLFAFADPAGGLWMIILSCIVYGMAFDFFNISGSLFVETQIDEKIRGSAQGLFMMMVNGFGALFGSFASGFIIDKFFTFADQSKDWHNIWITFASYTLVLAIIFPFIFKYKHNKAELQAIEAMNH; this is encoded by the coding sequence ATGAACATCAAATTTCGTCTTGTCCTGATGAATTTTCTACAATTCTTTATCTGGGGATCATGGCTTATTACTATTGGAGTTTACTGGTTTCAAAATAAGCATTGGTCAGGTGCTGAGTTTGGTGCAATCTTCTCCACCATGGGAATTGCTTCCATATTTATGCCCGCCCTAACCGGGATCATCTCTGATCGTTTCATCAACGCAGAAAAATTATATGGGATTTTACATATTTTAGGTGCAATGGTGCTTTTTAGTTTGCCTCAGATAGAAAATCCTTCAGCTTTCTTTTGGGTAATCCTCCTAAATATGATTTTTTACATGCCAACACTTTCATTATCCATTACCGTAGCTTACTCTGCGTTAAAAGGTAGCGGAAAGGATGTGGTTAAAGATTATCCGCCGGTAAGAATTTGGGGAACAATTGGTTTCATTGCTGCTTTATGGGTAGTGAGCCTTTCAGGTAATGAAGCCTCGTCCAACCAGTTTTATATTGCTTCGGCAGTTTCCCTTGCATTGGGTATTTACGCGTTCACCCTGCCCAAGTGCCCACCTTTGGGTAAAGAAGTAACTACAAAATCTTTTGTAAATGCGCTTGGTTTAAGGGCTTTTACGTTGTTTAAGCAAAAGAAATTTGCTGTTTTTTTCATCTTCTCTATGTTTTTAGGTGCTGCATTACAGCTTACTAATGCCTATGGAGATACCTTTTTGCACGATTTCAAAAATATACCTGAATACCAGGATTTGCTTGCAGTAAAATATCCTGCAATCATTATGTCTATCTCACAAATATCAGAAACCTTATTTATCCTGGCCATTCCTTTTTTCCTTAGAAAATTTGGTATAAAATACGTTATGCTGTTTAGCATGCTTGCCTGGGTACTAAGGTTTGGTTTGTTTGCTTTTGCAGATCCTGCCGGCGGTCTTTGGATGATTATTTTATCATGCATTGTTTACGGGATGGCTTTCGATTTCTTCAATATTTCAGGTTCATTATTTGTAGAGACACAAATAGACGAAAAGATAAGAGGCAGTGCGCAAGGGCTATTCATGATGATGGTTAATGGCTTTGGTGCCTTATTCGGTAGTTTTGCCAGTGGTTTTATCATTGATAAGTTTTTCACCTTTGCCGACCAGAGCAAAGACTGGCATAACATCTGGATCACTTTTGCTTCATATACACTTGTGCTGGCCATTATTTTCCCTTTCATATTTAAGTATAAGCACAATAAGGCAGAATTACAGGCTATTGAAGCTATGAATCATTAA
- a CDS encoding electron transfer flavoprotein subunit beta/FixA family protein, producing the protein MKLLVCISNVPDTTTKITFTNDNTQFNTAGVQFIVNPYDEIALSKAIELCEGGKGTVTVLNVGEAITEPTIRKALAIGADDAVRINAAPRDAYFTAYQIAQYAKSNDFDIILCGRESIDYNGAQVAGMVAEILDIPSISIIKKLEYDGTTATIEREIEGGKEIVSVSGKFVVSCAEGVAEPKIPNMRGIMSARSKPLVVVEAQDVEEVAKVVSFETPPPRGTVKLIPAEETEKLIDLLHQEAKVI; encoded by the coding sequence ATGAAACTATTAGTTTGTATCAGTAATGTGCCCGACACAACGACAAAAATAACTTTTACCAACGATAATACACAATTCAATACAGCCGGCGTTCAATTTATCGTTAATCCTTACGATGAAATTGCTTTGTCTAAAGCTATTGAACTTTGTGAAGGTGGAAAAGGTACCGTTACCGTACTTAATGTAGGTGAAGCAATTACAGAACCAACCATAAGAAAGGCACTGGCAATTGGTGCTGATGATGCAGTAAGAATTAACGCTGCACCTCGTGATGCATATTTTACAGCATACCAAATTGCTCAATATGCAAAAAGCAACGATTTCGATATCATACTTTGTGGACGCGAATCAATTGATTACAATGGTGCGCAAGTTGCCGGTATGGTTGCTGAAATTCTGGATATTCCGTCCATTTCGATCATCAAAAAATTAGAATATGATGGAACAACTGCTACAATTGAAAGGGAAATTGAAGGTGGTAAGGAAATTGTGAGTGTAAGTGGCAAATTTGTAGTAAGTTGTGCTGAGGGTGTTGCCGAACCAAAAATACCGAACATGAGGGGCATCATGTCGGCCAGAAGCAAACCTCTGGTTGTTGTGGAAGCGCAAGACGTAGAAGAAGTGGCTAAAGTGGTTTCATTTGAAACCCCTCCTCCCCGCGGTACAGTTAAACTGATTCCTGCAGAGGAAACAGAAAAATTAATTGACCTCCTGCACCAGGAAGCGAAAGTAATTTAA
- a CDS encoding bifunctional nuclease family protein produces MKKVKLDIIGLSYSQTQSGAYALVLGEVNGRRRLPIIIGAFEAQAIAIEMEKMTPSRPLTHDLFKTFAQTYHIEIKEILIYNLVDGVFFAKLICTDGKEIREIDARTSDAIALAVRFNSEIYTYEFILSSAGIAIEGNDLLFLENMDNIPKEQGSEDISTSIPGGINYKTLSTEELNSKLQEAILEEAYEKAARIRDELNKRSI; encoded by the coding sequence ATGAAGAAAGTAAAACTCGATATTATTGGTTTATCCTATAGCCAAACACAATCAGGAGCTTATGCCCTTGTATTAGGCGAAGTAAACGGAAGAAGGCGACTGCCAATTATTATAGGTGCTTTTGAGGCTCAGGCTATAGCCATTGAGATGGAAAAAATGACACCAAGCAGGCCTTTAACCCACGATCTTTTTAAAACCTTTGCTCAAACTTATCATATAGAAATTAAAGAAATCCTGATTTACAACCTGGTTGATGGGGTGTTTTTTGCGAAACTGATATGCACTGATGGCAAAGAGATACGAGAAATTGATGCCCGTACATCTGATGCCATAGCTTTAGCAGTTCGCTTTAATTCAGAAATCTATACTTATGAATTTATCCTTTCTTCAGCAGGTATTGCTATAGAAGGAAATGACCTCCTTTTTCTGGAGAACATGGACAATATTCCTAAAGAACAAGGATCTGAAGACATCAGCACTTCCATACCTGGTGGCATAAATTACAAAACGCTAAGTACAGAAGAACTGAATAGCAAACTTCAGGAAGCCATTTTGGAAGAAGCTTATGAAAAAGCAGCAAGAATCCGGGATGAACTTAATAAAAGAAGTATATAA